The following coding sequences are from one Streptomyces sp. NBC_01485 window:
- a CDS encoding roadblock/LC7 domain-containing protein, whose product MIQDPSTRSAQRSGELDWLLDDLVMRVSEVRHAVVLSNDGLAVGASSDLRREDAEHLAAVASGFHSLAKGAGRHFGAGGVRQTMVEMDDGFLFVAAAGDGSCLAVLTAVTADIGLVAYEMARLVKRVGEHLYTPTRLAARPPTAG is encoded by the coding sequence ATGATCCAGGACCCGAGCACGAGGTCGGCCCAGCGGTCCGGCGAACTCGACTGGCTGCTGGACGACTTGGTGATGCGCGTGAGCGAGGTACGGCACGCCGTGGTGCTGTCCAACGACGGCCTCGCCGTCGGCGCCTCGAGCGACCTCAGGCGTGAGGACGCCGAGCACCTCGCCGCCGTCGCCTCCGGCTTCCACAGCCTCGCCAAGGGCGCCGGCAGGCACTTCGGCGCCGGCGGTGTGCGCCAGACCATGGTGGAGATGGACGACGGCTTCCTGTTCGTGGCCGCCGCGGGCGACGGCTCCTGCCTGGCCGTCCTCACCGCCGTGACCGCCGACATCGGCCTGGTCGCCTACGAGATGGCGCGGCTGGTCAAGCGGGTCGGCGAGCACCTCTACACGCCGACCCGCCTCGCCGCGCGGCCGCCCACCGCCGGATGA